The following is a genomic window from Brachionichthys hirsutus isolate HB-005 chromosome 10, CSIRO-AGI_Bhir_v1, whole genome shotgun sequence.
ACAGCCAGAAGAGTATAGAAGGCGCAAGGTTTATTTCATGCAAATCtgtaaagtaaaaagaaaaatgctagTTACATATTTTATAACCATAGAGGAGGTCAGGCAACCGCAGGCTTCAAACAGCGTAATTCAAAGTTTCAAATATCCTTAAGTCATTATACCAACATGCATTAAGATGCTCAAGTTCCTcatcttcatttgcattttattgaAGACAGTCAGAATGCAATTATTGAAGTATTAAAATTGTTTGAGTCATTCCCCATAAATAAACCTTGCACTCAGATAGCAAACTCCACCAAGGTCAAATAATCCTCGACATGTTGTTCCTGCAGcaccaaaaatcacatttcCTCTTTGGTGGGTGTAATGATAAAGTctttaaataacataaaaatactagtatttggttgttgtttttattgtgtagAATGTTTCCTGTAAATTAGTTATAACAAATAAGAATTCAGTAAAGAAAGTCCAACTGAAAATAGCATTCAGTTTAGCGGCTCCGAGGAGCGTCATCATCTCCGCCAGCGTATTTGAGAAGCAATTATGTGATCACTGTTGTTTGATTCtgtgaaaacaataaattcattAAGTCAAAAATATTAGTCCACAAAGCTTAATGAAGGGGTAAAAACACAACTCTTTTGGgtagatgtgttttgtttgaacCTTTTAGTACCTTAAAGTACTGTATGCCGCTGAATCTGGACTTTATTCCTTTTGTGCACCTGAATGAAGTCAATGCTCTAATCTTATTTCTTAATCTTCTCCATCTTGGAATAGATTATAAACAATGTCAGCTGACAAAACATTTGCAAATGTGAGAGCAAATATCTTATCAAGTCATAAAAGCTCATCATTAGGAGAAAAGGTCAACTTCTACGACTCCTGGGCTGAGAACTACGATGCGGTAAGAAAGCTGATTTACTGTACAATAAAATCATGTCTTTGGCCTTTCCATCGTGGTTTTATTGCAGCATTCATGCCTTTTCTGATATCTGATATGGCGGAGTTTaagtatcttggggtcttgttcacaagtgagggaaggatggagagtGAGATTGACAGATGGAACGGGGCATCCGTCTGtcctggtgaagaaggagctgagccagaaggcaaagctctcgatttaccagTCAATCTACGTTCCAACTCTCTCCTTTCGTCttgaccgaaaggacaagatcccggatgtTTCTAATAgatgtttttatgaatgaaaatgttcagATACCTCCTTGTGTTCGTTTTCTTCATCAGTGGCTGAAGACATTGTCCCTTCTTAAAACCTATTTCAACAGGATGTGGCTGCGCTGGACTACCGGGCACCAGGTCTGGCAGCAAGGACCATCTCCACCCATTTCAGCGGTGACCATGAAGCAGCTGTTGTCTTGGATTTGGCCTGTGGTACAGGACTGGTGGCAAAGCAGGTAAACTCACACGATAGAGGTCAGACTCCATATCACTAAGAATCTGGACAAACGAAAACTGAATTATCTGTCGAATCAAGTAATTCATAAAACCTTTTTTGAATATAAATTTTCCtttcatgaaaaggaaaatcatttattttcgGAGAGGCCATGGAGGAGGATTATCGGTCGGCCTCAAAACAAATTCTTGCAAACCGTTCGGCTCCTCAGGAGAGGAAAGCGTTGATTACAGTGGGGGAGGGGAGCGGCTGACCTCGACTCGGGATATTAGCGTTATTCaactgaaaatataaaataatttcaacaacttttgacttttcttttctttttaattgttcACAAGTGACAGGGATTACACGTTTCTTTGAATTACAAGTTTTATTGAAGATCCTTCTTAGAACTATCATTTAGGACATCACAGACCTTGTGGCATCTTAATTAGCTTGTCTAATTTATTGGACCAATATGACTAATTGAAAACCACTTGTCTCTGAAACAGTTGGAGACACATGGATTCAGACATTTTGTGGGTGTTGATGGAAGTGAGAGAATGTTGGAGTTGGCCAAAGAGGGTGGGTTGTACCAGGAGTTGAAGCAGTGCCTGCTGGGAGAGGATCCAATACCTGTCCAGTGGGGTAATTTTAGGGTTCATTAATTGATGAAGCTTGTTTATCTTTGTCACTCCTCCACCTCACCCCACTTCATTTCCTGCAGGTTTGTTTGATGTGGTTGTGATTGTTGGAGCGCTGAGTGTCGGGCAGGTCCCGGTTCATGTGGTCAGAGAGTTGTGCAAGGCTGCCAAAGCAGGTGAGacaatgtttgttgtttgtaatGGTGTCGCAAATTTAATTTTTGGGTGTCATTTATTGAACAGTGCATGGTATCCATATTAAAATTGTATATGTGTACAAATATAAAATGGTTGACGTGCACAACTATACATAATGTTTTCTTGAATCAGTCCACTTGGAAATGTGTGATGTGGATCAGCTTCGCATCCCATCCtctataataaataatgtacGGTATGTATTTTGGGTTTACAGTAAATGCTTGGCAACAGACGAAATCTGGTTTTCAAAATGAGGGTTTATACCAAATGCACAGTGTAAGGAAGCAGGATCTCATTCCAATAAGTTAAAAGGACATTACCTGTGTCACATATAAATAGAGTTAAATGCAGTTTTATGCATTTCAGATTTGAAGGCCTGCATGTGCATGTACATGCCAGGAGGGAAGACTTTTAACTTCTGTGCAATACCACTTACAGTGGAACGTCAGctctcaaacaaaaaaacccagtTTAAAATACCTCGGAAGTTGAACAGATTTTCAGAATTCAAACACATGAGTGGAGCCACGGCGAACCAAAGACAcacgaacgaaggcggagtctagcCGTGTAGGTTCAGTTTAAGTCGACCTGCCAaaggagaaagactgtgcaAATGTTTCGCTTCTTGTGCGGGTTCTTCCGCTTTGCTCTCTTTAGCTGTTAATCATGGATCCAAAAGGCCAATCGAAAATAGCGTTCGATTTTGGGATCTTGCTGCGCAGTCCggtatggagaaatcaatgattttgacttttcttaagaattctgagcaaaagagaaagagaaggaaaaggacAGTTATTCAGTC
Proteins encoded in this region:
- the LOC137900299 gene encoding methyltransferase-like protein 27 isoform X2, with translation MSADKTFANVRANILSSHKSSSLGEKVNFYDSWAENYDADVAALDYRAPGLAARTISTHFSGDHEAAVVLDLACGTGLVAKQLETHGFRHFVGVDGSERMLELAKEGGLYQELKQCLLGEDPIPVQWGLFDVVVIVGALSVGQVPVHVVRELCKAAKAGGYICMTTRGNRDNADYKVALENELKQMEEEELWTCVEVTVEKDWERAVSEHEHGYISGAVYIYKKL